The following nucleotide sequence is from Syntrophorhabdus sp..
ATCGTACGGCCCCTTTCCGCCAGGTTGTTTCCGCCGACCATCCCCGAGCAGGAAGGGATCATCGACAGGGAGAGGCTCCTCGACGTCTCGGGCAGGTCACGGCAGGTGCAGTACCGGCTCGTCGAGACCTACGGGCTTTCCGAGTTCGATCTTCCCGGAGGGGGGTGCCTGCTGACGGACCCCATCTTTTCGAGAAGACTGAAGGACCTCATGGCAACGGACCCGCGTTGCACGAAGAAGGACATCGAGTTTCTGACCATTGGCAGGCATTTCAAACTCTCCCCTTCCGTGAAGTTCATTGTCGCACGGAACGAACGCGAAAACGACCAACTGGCTGTCATGGCGGAGGCACCGTACATCACCGTGGAACCCACCGATTTCAAGGGGCCGCGGGGGGTTCTCAAGGCTGAGGAGCCCTCCGAAGAGATCCTCCTCCTGTCGGCCCGCATCCTTGCGCGCTACGGCAAGGATGTTCCGCAAACGGCAACGGTGGAGATAGGCAGCGGCACGAAGAGGCCTCTCTCCTTTCACGTGGAGGAGATAGACAGCGACGCCATGCTCATGCAACAGGAGACACCATGAAACTCCTCGATAACATATATGTTTACCCCTGGACCTCATACGAGGCGAACAACTGCAACGCCGTATTCATCGATGGGCCGGTGCCCACGCTCATCGACCCGGGCCACAGGAAC
It contains:
- a CDS encoding tRNA 4-thiouridine(8) synthase ThiI encodes the protein MKKRAISLISGGLDSAVATKLIIDQGIEVIGLHLTSMFASKRDRQRGHMALRTAGELGIEMITKDKGDDYIEIVKNPRYGYGKNMNPCIDCRIYMLRLTKELLSELDASFVVTGEVLGQRPMSQRRNAMELIEKRSELTGLIVRPLSARLFPPTIPEQEGIIDRERLLDVSGRSRQVQYRLVETYGLSEFDLPGGGCLLTDPIFSRRLKDLMATDPRCTKKDIEFLTIGRHFKLSPSVKFIVARNERENDQLAVMAEAPYITVEPTDFKGPRGVLKAEEPSEEILLLSARILARYGKDVPQTATVEIGSGTKRPLSFHVEEIDSDAMLMQQETP